CTATGCCGGCTTTGATCTCTTTGCGGAAATCACCCTGCTGCTCACCTCCGGTCAGCCCCCGGCCTATGCCCGCATTCCCACGCTGGATTATCACATCGACCTGCTGCGCCACCTGATTCTGCTGGCCGGATTCCCCGTTGTGGAAATCCCCCCCTGCCCGCCTCATCACCCCTTTATCACCTGTCTGACCCATGATATCGATTTCGTCCGCATCCGGAACCACGTACGAACCAGCACCCTGCCCGGATTCATCTATCGCGCCACCATAGGCTCGTTCCGCCGTGTTTTCACGGGACGTCTGTCATGGAGCGACCTGTTTAGAAATCTCTTCGCCGTTCTGTCGCTGCCCGGCATTTATCTGGGATGGCTGCGGGATTTCTGGATGACCTTCGGGACGTATCGAAAACTGGAAGCACCCTGGCGCTCCACATTCTTTGTCATCCCGTTCAGGGACAGACCCGGACAGCAGGTACCCATGAAACATGCCCGGCGCCGCGCCGCGTGCTACGACATCAGCGAGATCGAAACGGAACTGCGCTCCATGCAGCGGGACGGATGGGAATTCGGACTGCACGGCATTGACGCATGGCATGATATCGAGGCCGGCAGGATAGAAAAAGAACGCGTCACCTCCGCCACCGGACAAAGTGCCATGGGCACACGCACACACTGGCTGTGCCGCAATGAAGATTCCTCCCGCGTGCTGGATCAGATCGGCTTTGAATACGATGCCTCCTACGGATACAACGAAACCATCGGCTTCCTCGCAGGAACATCCCAGATATTCAAACCTCTGCACGCAAAAAAGATGCTCACGGTTCCGCTGCACATACAGGACGTAGCCCTTTTTTATCCCGCCTTTCTCGATCGGCCTTTCACGCAGGCATGGGAAGAATGTATGCAGCTTGCACGCCATCAGAAAATCCATGGCGGCGTCCTGACCCTGCTGTGGCACATGCGCAGTGCAGCTCCAGAGCGGCAGTGGGGACACTTCTACAAACAGCTTCTGACAGACTGTGAAAGCAGCCAGGCACAAATAGGCACCGTGCAGGCCGCCGTGGACTGGTTTCGCCACCGCCGGAGTATATCCCTGCGCTGTACCCGGCTTCCCGATGATAAAATGAGCATTCGTATTCATCAGTCCACCCCGTCGATCTCACCAGATGCACGGGTGCGCATCTATCAACCCGGGTCGGAACCCCATACATTTACGGATATTGTGTGGATGGGCGAAGAAGAAATCATCGCCTCCGTTCACACAGACCGGACGGGAGGTGTGTCTGCATGATCTTTAACCATCCCAAACGCTTATGCATTGTTCGACACGGCTTTTATCCCAATGATCCCCGTGTCTTTAAAGAAGTACGCGCCCTCGTCGAGGACGGCTACAAAGTGGATGTGATCTGCCTGCGCAAAGAAGGCGATCCCCTTCGGGAAATCATCGACGGCGTCACCGTCTATCGCATGTCTCACTCACATCGCAGCGGGTCGGCCTATCGGTATCTGTTTGAATATATGCTGTCGCTTCTGATGATGGGCACCGTTCTGACTATTCGCTATTTCTGTCGGCACTATCGCTGCGTTCAGGTCAACACCCTGCCCGATGGACTGGTCTTCATCACATTGATCCCCCGGCTCTTCGGCGCAAAAATCATTCTCGACATGCATGAGCCCACCCCGGAGCTCATGATGTCCAAATATGACGGCAACGTATCGAAACGCATCATGGTGCTGAATTACTGGATTGAGAAACAGGCCATCCGCTATGCACATCAGGTCATCACCGTCAACGACACCATCCGCAGCCGCTTCATTGAACGCGGGGCCGAGGCCTCAAAAATGCATGTGCTTCGCAATGTTCCACCGGAAACCTTCGGTCGTTCCGCCGCGCCGCCGGTGCCGCATAAAGGCACAGTAATCATCACCCACGGAACCATGCAGAAACGGTACGGACATCATATCCTGATCGCGGCCATGCCCCTGCTCCGGGCAGAACTGCACGACGTAAAACTGATCATTGCCGGTTGCGGCGATACCAGGGAAGAACTGCTCAAACAAACCGCCGCACTGCATTGCGAAGACATTGTAATCTTCACCGGACTGGTCTCCCGCGAGAGCGTCACCGACATGATCACATCCTGCGACATGGGCATCGTGCCACTGGCTCCCTGTCCCTTTTCCGATCTCTGTCAACCCAACAAGCTTTTTGAATATATTGCACTCAAGGTTCCCGCTGTGGCCCCGCGCCTGCCCGCCATAGAGGAAAGTTTCGATGATTCCTGTGTGCAGTATTTCACCGCCGGCGACACCGTCGATCTGGCCGAAAAAATTATCGATCTCGCCACCCATCCGGAAAAAGGAGCCGCCATGGTGCAGCGGGCCGAAGCGCGCTATCAGCAGCTCTGCTGGAACAAAGAAAAAATTCACTATGTAAATCTGGTGGAACAGCTTATTGGTCCGCCAGGCACAAACAAAGGAGTGCGTCATGAACGATCTCACCACCTGTGCAGTAGATGAATACAAACAGAAACATCGCGGATGGCCGCTGACCTCGCTCATCACCGTGATGGTTATGGCCGCCCTGATCGGCTGGATTGCCGCTGACTTTCCGCTAAAACTCTCGTTCCTGTTTTTCTGCGGAGCCTGTGTACTGACTCTGACGCTGTTTAAACCGGTCTGGGCCCTGTATCTCCTTGTCGTCGCCTTGGTGCTGCTGAACGACAGTGAACCTAAGGAAGGCGGCACATACTTTGTCATCACTGATCCCGATGTGATCAAAGGGCTGCCCAGTGTTATCTGCACGTATATGCTGACGCTGACCGGCATCCTCGGATTGCAGATGCTCTTTAAGCAGCGTGAACGGCCCCCCGTCTCTCTTGCGCCGCTGTTCATCTTGTCGGGCATCGTTCTGCTGGCCGCATTGACGGGATTTATCGGAGGATGGGATGTCTACATGATTCAATTTGACGCGACAAACTTCCTGTTTCCCGCCCTCTTTTTCTACTTGTGTGTGACCCTGCTCAACAGCAGAGAGCAAATTATAACTCTCGTCCATGTGCTCATAGGCATCGCCGGTTTGAAGGCGCTGATTCTCGCGGTTTTTTATATCGCCGGTCATGGCTGGCCCTACCAGCTGGATGCGGGGGGAGAATCACGCATCGCCACCATGGATTCAGCAGATCTTCTGGTGTATATCACACTGGTTCTCATCGTATTTAATATGTTCCTCGAAAAACGGTTATCACGTGGACAGAGCTGGTGCTTCGCCACGGCGTGCCTCCCCATGCTGTTTGTGATTATCTTTGCCTATCGCCGGGCGCAATGGGTGGGACTGGTCTTTTCTCTGGGGCTGCTGTTCCTGCTGACCACGACAAAAAACCGCAAAAAAATGACTATACTGCTGCTCGCCGCGATCCTGCTGATCACCTCCATACTCATGCTCTCCAGTCTGGGAGGCAACAAACTTGGTTCTCTCACCGAGCGCTTCTATTCCGTGTTCGACCCGCAGCAGCATTCCAATGTATACCATCTTCTTGAAACACAGCAGACCATGCGGGATATTGCCGGCAAGCCCATTTCAGGTCTGGGGCTGGGCAGTCATCATTCGCCGCTGGGATTGTACGAAAACGATCTGGTTCCCACCAATATCGTACACAACACCTTCCTCTATATCTGGATGAAACTGGGGCTTCCCGGACTGCTGTTTTTCTCCGTCATCGGGTACCAGTATATACACCGTATCCTGCGCTACCGAAGCAAACGACAGGATGAAGAGGGATGGATCATGCTCCTGCCTATCGCCTCGTCCCTGGGTCTGTGGCTGGCGATGTTTCTGACCGGGCCGACACCGTGGTACTTCCACCAAACCTTTCTTATCGCATTGTTCGCAGCCATGGGAGTGAGCCTCATGCTGCAGGAACCGCTGCAAAAGGAAACGCCATGAAAATTCTACTTGTTAATGACTGCCCCATCGGGGAACCAGGCTCCGGCGGCGTGGAAACCCACGTGCAGGAACTTCAGGAGGCACTGAATGAATACCACATCGACACTGCTGTTCTCACCCATCAGTACCTCGATAAACCCGAAATCATCGAGGAGCGCCGTGCATTTCTGCACGGGTTAAATACGCCGCCGATTCGCAAACGATGGTTAAAAAACATCGAAATCCGCCACGAAGGACTGAACAAAGCCGCCGCATTCATTCACCAGTTTGATCCCGATGTGATCCATATCCATAATCTGATGAATCCCGCGACCCTTCATTTTCTGGAAGAATGCGGCCCCCTGGTAAAGTCTATCCATGACTGCCGTCCGTTCTGCGTGAAACCCTATCCTGTCGTGGCCTCGCGACTGATCGGCAGAAGTGATGTTTTCTGTGATCTCACGCTCAGCGCCCGATGCTGGTCCCGATGCTATGCGTCTGCAGGAACGAACACCACGGAACGCCTGGAAGCCTGGGCCAGCTTTCTCACCAATCTTTCTGCTCTGCGCCACATCAACCGCATGCCTCATCTGGTGCTCTACAGTCAGTATACAAAGGAGCTGGCCTCGCGCTGCGTCGGTGAATCAACACAGCTGCATGTTATCCCTCTGTTTTCCGCCGCAGAAACCGCCTCGATCCACGCAGTACCGGGGCATCAGGATCTGTTCACTTTTCTTTTTGCGGGGCGGCTCTCACCGGAAAAAGGCATCCTGCATATCTTCGATGCCCTCAAACGTATGCCCCATATCGCATGCCGACTGGTTATTGCCGGCACCGGCCCGCTCTATGATGCCGTACGTGAATGCAGCGAAAACACGCATTACAACCACGTCGTGGAGATGACCGGGTATCTGAATCGGGAGGACATGTATAAACAGTACAACGAGGCCGATGTCCTGCTGGTTCCATCCTATGGATCCGAAGGCTGTTCGCTCGCCGGCATCGAATCCTCGTTTTTCAGTACACCTGCCATCGGGTATCATTCCGGCGGAATGGAAGAATGGCTGATCAATGGACAAACCGGGATCATGGTCGACCGCAAAGACATCACCGGTCTGGCCCGCGCCATGCACATGCTGGCGACCCACCGCGAAAAGGCACGGCAGCTGGGACGACAGGCCGCCGCCTTTGTCCGGCAGAAATTCACTCGCGAAAACCATATACGCGCCCTGCTGGAGATCTATCAGCTGGCCTCGCATACAAGCAGGAAACAGGCATCATGAAAATCGGTGTACGCACAGTAAATAATGCGCTTTTTAACGCCGGCAGCAGTATGCTTCCGCTGCTGCTCAGCTTTGTGTTCTGGCCGTTTATTGTGGATCAGCTGGGCGATGCATCTTACGGCATCTTTGCAGTGGTCGGCACGGTCATCGGTTATTTTGCCCTGCTGGATCTGGGGCTGGGCAATGCCGTGGTGAAATACGTCGCGGAATACACAGGGAAAAACGACACGGAAGGCACCGGCAAGGTGATGGGGGTCGCCCTGTCGATTTTCGTCTCAGCGGGTGTTCTGGGATGGGTAATTATTATGGTGCTGGCGCGCCCGCTGGCGGTTCGCTTTTTGAAAATCCCGCCGGAACTGACCCATGCGGCGTTTATCTCTTTCTGTGCCGCCGCCTTCGGATTCTTTTTCACCATGATGCTCACCCTGATGACGTCGATTATCAACGGACTCAACCGCTATGATATCAGCGGAGTAAGCAGTGCCGTCATGGGCGCGGCCTGCACCCTCGGCGCAGTGATCCTGCTGCGTCTTCATTTCGGCCTCATCGCGGTGGTCTGCCTGAATGTAAGCATAACCCTGCTTACGGTGCTGTTCTATCTGATGGTGATTCGGCGGCTCCTGCCCGGTCAGCCTTTCCGTATGCGCTGGCATCCGGATACTTTGAAGCGCATCATGCACTTCGGCGTCTATGCCATGCTCAGCCGCATCACGGATGTCATTATGCGTCAGGTCGATCTGCTGATTATTGCCGCGATTCTGGGCGTGGCATCGGTGACGTATTACGTCATTCCTTTTACCATTCTCAACCGCCTGATCGGACTGATCGGACGCGTCGGCATGGTGCTCTTTCCTGCCATCAGCGAACTTCAGGGACAAAATCGCCATGACACCATTCGCGAACTGTATATCGTAGCGTCCCGTCTCATTTTATCCTTCGCCCTCGCCTTTACGATTCCGCTGCTTATTTTTGGATCACGCTTCCTGTACCTCTGGATGACGCCCGCCTTTGCGGAGCGCGGCGGTGTGGTCATTTTCATTCTGACCATCGGGATTTTAGTGGATCTATGTTCCAGCGTGCCCAGTTTTGTGGTGGATGGACTGGGTCACCCAAAAATCAGCGGATTCACTGCCGTTGCTACCGCCATCTGCTTTTTATGCATGATGGTTCCGGGTGCCGTATACGGCGGCATCATCGGGGTGGCTCTGGCCTTTACGGTCAGCATTTCACTGGTCGTCCCCGTCTTTGTCTGGCTGGTCAACAACCGCATCCTCGGGTTGACGATCCGAGACCTGTTTTTTAAGGCATATGTGCGCCCGATTATCGCCGGACTCATCGTCGCCATTCCTCTTTTGCTCGTTCCTCAGCAACGTATTACTAATATTTTATCTCTGTTGGTTGTAATGGGATGCGGATGCGCGGGCTACATGATCATCGCCCTCTGTCTGGGCGTGTATGAAAAACGGGAACGACGCATCTTTATGGAATACGCTCAACGCATCACGGGACGCATATCACGCAAGGGGAAATAATGAGAATTCGAGGATTAGGACGCATTAAAACGGGTCTCACCGCCTTGCAGAACAGCCTGTCTGCCAAAGCGATTGTCCTGCTCTATCACCGGATCACCTGTACAGACTCGGATCCGCAGCGTCTGGCCGTAACACCCGAACATTTTGATCAGCAGATGGACGTATTAAAGCAGATGACCGAACCGGTCACCCTGCAGCAACTCCTCCCCGAACTCAAAACACGCACCCGTTCAGACACCATGCTTTCCGTCGTCACCTTCGATGACGGCTACACCGACAACCTGCTGCAGGCCATTCCCATCCTGCGTAAACACAGCGTTCCCGCCACCTTCTTTGTCATAACCGCGACCATCAACCAGTCCCATGAATGCTG
This genomic stretch from Spartobacteria bacterium harbors:
- a CDS encoding glycosyltransferase family 1 protein produces the protein MDHAPAYRLVPGSVAGDVSDRADTVVLPPNLSYRIVRSHGSEPHAAGTAAKGNAMKILLVNDCPIGEPGSGGVETHVQELQEALNEYHIDTAVLTHQYLDKPEIIEERRAFLHGLNTPPIRKRWLKNIEIRHEGLNKAAAFIHQFDPDVIHIHNLMNPATLHFLEECGPLVKSIHDCRPFCVKPYPVVASRLIGRSDVFCDLTLSARCWSRCYASAGTNTTERLEAWASFLTNLSALRHINRMPHLVLYSQYTKELASRCVGESTQLHVIPLFSAAETASIHAVPGHQDLFTFLFAGRLSPEKGILHIFDALKRMPHIACRLVIAGTGPLYDAVRECSENTHYNHVVEMTGYLNREDMYKQYNEADVLLVPSYGSEGCSLAGIESSFFSTPAIGYHSGGMEEWLINGQTGIMVDRKDITGLARAMHMLATHREKARQLGRQAAAFVRQKFTRENHIRALLEIYQLASHTSRKQAS
- a CDS encoding flippase — its product is MKIGVRTVNNALFNAGSSMLPLLLSFVFWPFIVDQLGDASYGIFAVVGTVIGYFALLDLGLGNAVVKYVAEYTGKNDTEGTGKVMGVALSIFVSAGVLGWVIIMVLARPLAVRFLKIPPELTHAAFISFCAAAFGFFFTMMLTLMTSIINGLNRYDISGVSSAVMGAACTLGAVILLRLHFGLIAVVCLNVSITLLTVLFYLMVIRRLLPGQPFRMRWHPDTLKRIMHFGVYAMLSRITDVIMRQVDLLIIAAILGVASVTYYVIPFTILNRLIGLIGRVGMVLFPAISELQGQNRHDTIRELYIVASRLILSFALAFTIPLLIFGSRFLYLWMTPAFAERGGVVIFILTIGILVDLCSSVPSFVVDGLGHPKISGFTAVATAICFLCMMVPGAVYGGIIGVALAFTVSISLVVPVFVWLVNNRILGLTIRDLFFKAYVRPIIAGLIVAIPLLLVPQQRITNILSLLVVMGCGCAGYMIIALCLGVYEKRERRIFMEYAQRITGRISRKGK
- a CDS encoding glycosyltransferase WbuB, which translates into the protein MIFNHPKRLCIVRHGFYPNDPRVFKEVRALVEDGYKVDVICLRKEGDPLREIIDGVTVYRMSHSHRSGSAYRYLFEYMLSLLMMGTVLTIRYFCRHYRCVQVNTLPDGLVFITLIPRLFGAKIILDMHEPTPELMMSKYDGNVSKRIMVLNYWIEKQAIRYAHQVITVNDTIRSRFIERGAEASKMHVLRNVPPETFGRSAAPPVPHKGTVIITHGTMQKRYGHHILIAAMPLLRAELHDVKLIIAGCGDTREELLKQTAALHCEDIVIFTGLVSRESVTDMITSCDMGIVPLAPCPFSDLCQPNKLFEYIALKVPAVAPRLPAIEESFDDSCVQYFTAGDTVDLAEKIIDLATHPEKGAAMVQRAEARYQQLCWNKEKIHYVNLVEQLIGPPGTNKGVRHERSHHLCSR